In Mucilaginibacter celer, one DNA window encodes the following:
- the galA gene encoding beta-galactosidase GalA, with translation MLTKIPFFKIFYFLILFLIISANSIAQLPNVSGSKREHISIDNDWRFALGHAYDVSKDFYYGTGGFSYLAKTGYGDGAASAEFDDRGWRKLDLPHDWAVEQSFSPKGSFSHGSKAIGRNFPEASVGWYRKTFAIPASDLGKHISIAFDGVFRNSIVWVNGHFLGTEPSGYHGFEYNISEYLNYGGNNVIAVRADVTMEEGWFYEGAGIYRHVWLNKTDQLHILPEGTFVTTTVKDNVAGVTATSAISNDSEKPRSFDITQTIIDDKGKALAAKNTTGVVLKPFAAKDIKSLLNVSNPKLWSLDMPCLYQLITTVEENGIVLDSYVTTFGIRTIRFDANEGFFLNGEHVKIQGTNNHQDHAGVGVALPDGLQEFRIRTLKGMGCNAYRCSHNPPTPELLDACDRLGMLVIDENRLMGTTSTQLNDLKRMITRDRNHPSIISWSIGNEEWAIEGNIKGARIAATMQAFAKSVDSTRYITAAISGGIGWGISTVIDVLGYNYVATKNTDEQHKKYPDQFSWGTEEGSTVASRGIYENDPDRHQLAAYDRKQNDFFYSLEQGWKHYASRPYLAGMFIWTGFDYRGEPTPFGWPSVGSYFGMVDACGFPKDDYYYLKSWWTKQTVVHILPHWNWQGKEGQEIRVCTYSNCDEVELLLNKKSLGKKTMEQNGHLEWQVKYQPGTLQAVGYNKGIKVGSDMVKTTLPPVQVKLSANRKAIRADKKDMAIITVEADDKNNLRVPTAQNEATFSITGPGKILGVGNGDPTSLEADKYVERIDLVHIDTLKEKFVDDLNPKAEVAEHYNDSKWQNAFMDTRDDEFGRKVKAIVYRAGFNMPADVAAATATFFSKNIGTVQNIFINGKEIGHQIKVADLNTDFKLDASLLHPGNNTLAIVATPLLKANIWASVNTDPGLIQLVYPPAPYKRKLFSGYAQVIVQSTGQPGTIVLKASSPGLKSSAFEITAAEK, from the coding sequence ATGCTTACAAAAATTCCCTTCTTCAAAATTTTTTACTTCTTGATTTTATTTTTAATTATTTCTGCAAACTCAATAGCCCAGCTACCAAATGTATCAGGTTCAAAACGCGAACACATTTCAATAGATAACGACTGGCGTTTTGCGTTGGGACATGCTTATGATGTTTCGAAAGATTTTTATTATGGAACCGGTGGTTTCTCTTACCTGGCAAAAACAGGTTATGGAGACGGTGCCGCCTCGGCAGAATTTGATGACAGAGGTTGGCGAAAACTCGACCTGCCGCATGACTGGGCGGTTGAACAGTCCTTTAGCCCTAAGGGTAGTTTCAGCCATGGATCGAAGGCAATCGGCCGTAATTTCCCGGAAGCCAGTGTAGGCTGGTACCGCAAAACTTTTGCTATCCCCGCCTCCGACCTCGGTAAACATATATCCATAGCATTCGATGGCGTTTTCCGCAACAGCATAGTTTGGGTAAACGGACATTTTTTAGGTACCGAGCCCAGCGGTTACCACGGCTTTGAATACAATATTTCAGAATATTTAAACTATGGCGGCAATAACGTTATAGCCGTGCGTGCAGATGTAACTATGGAAGAAGGCTGGTTTTACGAGGGGGCCGGTATTTATCGCCATGTATGGCTTAACAAAACAGATCAGCTTCATATTTTGCCCGAAGGAACCTTTGTTACCACAACGGTAAAAGATAATGTGGCCGGGGTTACCGCGACATCGGCTATAAGTAATGATAGTGAAAAGCCAAGGAGCTTTGATATAACCCAAACAATTATTGATGATAAAGGGAAAGCCCTTGCAGCAAAAAACACTACCGGAGTTGTTTTAAAGCCGTTCGCAGCTAAGGATATTAAAAGTTTATTAAATGTTAGCAATCCAAAGCTATGGTCGTTAGATATGCCCTGCCTATATCAGCTAATTACCACCGTTGAAGAGAATGGGATTGTTTTGGATAGTTATGTAACAACGTTTGGCATTCGTACCATCAGGTTTGATGCTAATGAAGGTTTTTTTCTGAACGGTGAGCATGTAAAAATACAGGGCACCAACAATCATCAAGACCATGCTGGTGTTGGCGTTGCGCTGCCGGATGGTTTACAGGAATTCAGGATCAGGACGTTAAAGGGGATGGGTTGCAATGCATATCGCTGCTCACATAATCCCCCGACGCCAGAATTGCTTGATGCGTGCGACAGGTTAGGTATGCTGGTTATTGACGAAAACCGTTTGATGGGTACCACTTCGACACAGTTGAACGACCTGAAAAGGATGATAACGCGCGACCGGAACCATCCCAGTATCATCAGTTGGTCGATAGGGAACGAAGAGTGGGCTATTGAAGGCAATATTAAAGGTGCGCGGATAGCTGCAACTATGCAGGCTTTCGCTAAATCGGTTGATTCAACACGCTACATCACCGCGGCCATCAGCGGTGGCATTGGCTGGGGTATATCGACCGTGATAGATGTGTTAGGCTATAACTACGTAGCTACTAAAAACACTGATGAGCAACATAAAAAGTACCCTGATCAATTTAGCTGGGGTACCGAAGAGGGGTCGACAGTTGCCTCAAGGGGAATTTATGAGAATGATCCGGACAGGCACCAGCTTGCAGCATACGACCGGAAGCAAAACGATTTTTTTTATAGCCTGGAACAAGGATGGAAACATTACGCCTCACGCCCGTACCTGGCCGGCATGTTCATCTGGACAGGCTTTGACTACAGAGGGGAACCTACACCGTTTGGGTGGCCCTCTGTCGGATCATACTTCGGGATGGTTGATGCCTGCGGCTTTCCCAAGGATGATTACTATTATTTAAAGTCGTGGTGGACGAAACAAACGGTAGTGCATATTTTGCCGCACTGGAACTGGCAGGGTAAAGAAGGCCAGGAGATACGGGTATGCACCTACAGCAATTGCGACGAGGTAGAGCTTCTTCTAAATAAAAAAAGCCTCGGCAAAAAAACGATGGAGCAGAACGGGCACCTCGAATGGCAGGTAAAATACCAGCCCGGCACATTGCAGGCGGTAGGTTATAACAAAGGCATAAAAGTAGGCAGCGATATGGTTAAAACCACGCTGCCACCGGTTCAGGTTAAGCTATCAGCCAACAGAAAAGCGATCAGGGCTGATAAAAAAGATATGGCCATAATTACGGTTGAGGCTGATGATAAAAACAATCTCCGGGTGCCTACGGCGCAGAATGAGGCGACCTTTTCAATTACAGGCCCTGGTAAAATTTTAGGAGTAGGCAATGGCGATCCGACTTCGCTGGAAGCGGATAAATACGTAGAAAGGATCGACCTTGTTCACATAGATACGTTAAAGGAGAAATTTGTTGACGATTTAAATCCAAAAGCTGAAGTGGCCGAGCATTATAACGACAGCAAATGGCAAAACGCCTTTATGGATACAAGGGATGATGAATTTGGGCGAAAGGTGAAAGCGATAGTCTACCGTGCCGGTTTCAATATGCCTGCTGATGTTGCAGCTGCAACGGCTACCTTTTTCAGTAAAAACATCGGTACGGTTCAAAATATTTTTATTAACGGTAAGGAAATAGGGCATCAAATTAAAGTGGCCGATCTGAACACCGATTTTAAACTGGATGCTTCATTGCTGCACCCCGGCAACAACACTCTTGCTATTGTAGCAACACCATTGCTTAAAGCTAATATATGGGCAAGTGTTAACACCGATCCCGGCCTCATCCAGTTGGTTTATCCCCCTGCTCCTTATAAGCGAAAACTTTTTAGCGGGTATGCACAGGTAATCGTTCAGTCAACAGGGCAACCGGGAACTATCGTTTTAAAGGCAAGCTCGCCGGGCTTAAAATCTTCGGCTTTTGAAATAACGGCTGCTGAAAAATAA